The genomic DNA GCTTATTGTCAGCGTTTCCAGGTGGTTGGGGTATTACCACCGGGAGGCGGACGTCTGGGAGATCCAAGCCTTGCTGCGCATGCGGGCGGTGGGAGGAAACAGCAGTCTGGGGCAGCAGCTGGAGGAAGAGGCAGGGGAGATATGTGCCAAACCCAGAGCCAGAGAGGCGGTCTGGCCCAGACTATGCCAGCTCCGACAGCGTATGGAGGTGGAGCGGAGCAGGGAGACACGGTCAACCCTGGATCTCAAACTGGGTCCGGGGGGACTTGCTGACGTGGAATTCCTGATTCAGGGAGTGCAGTTGACCCGAGGTGGGAGACAGATGCGGGCCCTGGGGGTCATTGACCTGATTGACATGCTCGGTCCTGAAGCCGGGCTTTCAACTTTGCACCTGGACGCACTGCGCAAGTGGTATGTTGCTCTGCGCAGCCTGGAGCTCCGGCTGCAACTTTTGACCAATCAGGCCTGGCCCCTGATCAGCCGGGATACGTTCATCCGGCTGCAAGAAAACGGGCTGTGGCCGCCGGGGAAGGCTGGGACCTCCATCCGGGAATGGAGCGATATTCAGGTGGGCAGACGAGAGATTCGAAAGATGTGGGAAAGGATGTGTGTGTAGTGGAGGAGGAAAGACTATGTGCCGGTTATTTGCCCTCACCAGTCAGGAGCCGCAGTCGCCAATGACGGCCATCCAGGCCATGGACGCCATGCGCGAGGGACACGACGGCTCCGGGGTGGGAATCATGCTCACCGATCTGGGTGGACCCTTTGAATATTTCAAGGGGGCGCCCATATTGTCCGGGATCTTCAGCCAGGACGGCCTGAAGCGCCTGGACCAGTACATGATGAACATCGGATTCAAGACCAAGTACCGCCTGGGCTTCAAAGTGGCCAAGGAGCCGCCTTCCGGGGTCCCAAAGCGGGATATGTACCTCATTCGGGCCTATGATTATCCTGAAAACTGGGAAGAGCTGTCCCAGTCAGAGATTGAGCACCGGCTGCTCACCATCCGGCTCACCCTTCGCCAAATGGGGGAGGAGCACAAGGACATGATCGTGTTCAGCTTCTGGCCGGATGTGATTATGGTCAAGGAGATCGGAGACCCTTATGAGGTGGCCGAGTATCTGCATCTGGACCACGAGGAACTGCAGGCCAGGGTGATTCTGGCCCAGGGACGGCAGAACACCAACTACGCCATCAATCTCTACGCCTGCCACCCCTTTTTCATTCAGGGAGTGGCCAGCATGACCAATGGGGAGAACACAGCCTTTGTCCCCATCAAGGAGTTCTTGAGCTCCCGGGGCTTTGCCGGGTACATGGGCTATGAATCCGACTCCGAGGTCTTTACCCACATCATGCATTACCTGCTAAACAGCCTAGGGCTTAAGCCGGAAGCCTACAAGCACATCATCACCCCCTTGCAGGAGGACGATCTGCGCGGACATCCAAACGCGGATTTCCTGCGCCGGCTGAAGCAGATTTGCCGGCGGTTGATCATCGACGGGCCCAACTGCGTTATCGGCTGCCTGCCGGACAAGTCGCTGTTCATGGTCCAGGACAGGAAGAAGCTGCGCCCTGGTGTGGTGGGGGGGAAGCCGGGATACTACGCCCTGTCCTCGGAGATCTGCGGTGTGGATGCCGTGATTCCGGACGCAGATCAGCACAGGACGTTTCA from Desulfovermiculus halophilus DSM 18834 includes the following:
- a CDS encoding glutamate synthase gives rise to the protein MCRLFALTSQEPQSPMTAIQAMDAMREGHDGSGVGIMLTDLGGPFEYFKGAPILSGIFSQDGLKRLDQYMMNIGFKTKYRLGFKVAKEPPSGVPKRDMYLIRAYDYPENWEELSQSEIEHRLLTIRLTLRQMGEEHKDMIVFSFWPDVIMVKEIGDPYEVAEYLHLDHEELQARVILAQGRQNTNYAINLYACHPFFIQGVASMTNGENTAFVPIKEFLSSRGFAGYMGYESDSEVFTHIMHYLLNSLGLKPEAYKHIITPLQEDDLRGHPNADFLRRLKQICRRLIIDGPNCVIGCLPDKSLFMVQDRKKLRPGVVGGKPGYYALSSEICGVDAVIPDADQHRTFQPMHLDTAIISRERQEVRICSQLDPLSRVH